Proteins from a genomic interval of Capsicum annuum cultivar UCD-10X-F1 chromosome 4, UCD10Xv1.1, whole genome shotgun sequence:
- the LOC107868030 gene encoding glucan endo-1,3-beta-glucosidase 3 — MFKLWCFSHLFFLYFALNAAVGHESVKLSSLVPLQSFPRTDIATIAVSLPIEHLDGVSTSVLEAENWLRTNVLAHYPATNITTILAGHTLLCQKDQENRMSLILPSVKNIYYSLTRWGLHTEIKVSTSFSSYCLDQNMAEQYVKPLLEFFQHVNAPYVVSTARDLDEKIETLMNSHLGSMKKLGNFSLSKIFLISENPKLMRPLSRKLSTFDSKYTIPTRPTPLAPNPNQLSPAFAANSPLPPLIGNISPPFAPEMAPPLFNPISPYGPHLPPCIPSHGGVGGPVGAPAIGGGGLHGSNGLWCVAKPSVPPETLQEALDYACGEGGADCEAISPTGSCYYPDTVVAHASYAFNSYWQKTKSTGGTCGFGGTAMLINSDPSYLHCRFDLA; from the exons ATGTTTAAGCTTTGGTGTTTTTcccatcttttctttctttattttgctttaaatG CTGCAGTTGGTCATGAATCAGTAAAGCTCTCAAGTCTTGTGCCACTACAAAGTTTTCCAAGAACTGACATTGCTACTATAGCAGTTTCTTTGCCTATTGAACACCTTGATGGAGTGTCCACTAGTGTTCTTGAAGCTGAAAATTGGCTAAGAACCAATGTTTTAGCTCACTATCCAGCCACCAACATCACTACTATTCTTGCTGGTCACACACTTTTGTgccaaaaagatcaagaaaatagaaTGAGCTTAATCTTGCCATCAGTCAAGAACATTTACTACTCTCTTACAAGGTGGGGTTTGCATACTGAAATCAAAGTgtccacttctttttcttcctacTGCTTGGACCAAAATATGGCTGAACAATATGTTAAACCTCtacttgagttctttcaacatgTCAATGCACCCTATGTAGTGAGCACAGCAAGAGATTTGgatgaaaaaattgaaactttgaTGAATAGCCATTTAGGATCTATGAAGAAGTTAGGAAATTTCAGCCTAAGCAAGATTTTCTTGATTAGTGAGAACCCAAAACTGATGAGACCCTTAAGCAGAAAGCTCTCAACTTTTGACTCAAAATACACTATTCCTACCAGGCCAACCCCATTGGCTCCAAATCCAAATCAGCTTTCTCCAGCATTTGCTGCTAACAGTCCACTTCCTCCATTAATTGGAAACATTTCACCTCCTTTTGCTCCTGAAATGGCACCTCCATTGTTCAACCCTATTAGTCCTTATGGACCCCATTTGCCACCTTGTATTCCATCTCATGGTGGTGTTGGGGGTCCAGTAGGTGCACCAGCAATAGGAGGTGGAGGACTGCATGGTAGTAATGGGCTATGGTGTGTAGCTAAGCCTAGTGTACCACCAGAGACATTGCAAGAGGCATTAGATTATGCATGTGGTGAGGGAGGTGCTGATTGTGAAGCTATTAGTCCAACTGGAAGCTGTTATTACCCTGACACTGTTGTGGCTCATGCTTCTTATGCTTTCAATAGTTACTGGCAGAAAACTAAAAGTACTGGTGGAACTTGTGGATTTGGAGGCACAGCTATGCTCATCAACTCTGATCCAA GCTATCTCCACTGTCGATTCGATCTAGCATGA